Proteins encoded within one genomic window of Oceanispirochaeta sp. M1:
- a CDS encoding DUF4373 domain-containing protein, which yields MEKDAFYFPHFYNARQDRKIKRVRKELGVEGYGIFFMILEVLREQTDYRFPLEDIDLLADDFGTSVQKVQAVISNYGLFHFDSKETFFSSSLIMFLQPYFEGKEKKRISGIKGNLLRYKHIEKEVLEGMSDKDIEEVAEGITGFSHSERKAIPNLSQMLANEKKLKESKEKKLKESNEIRESREIDIRGSIETVVSVSNKTESYISDAHLLRYWKDSLLQKEPLSTWSDISKENEQLSILTNKTINIFEQTPYYTTKEKLVDEIINLFLEMRDSGIVQGIIGCPTIPSHISQFWTEIITTMTDRFHIEAEIHQADALVAEV from the coding sequence ATGGAAAAAGATGCATTTTATTTTCCTCATTTTTACAATGCTAGACAAGACCGAAAAATTAAAAGAGTCAGGAAGGAGCTCGGTGTAGAAGGATATGGGATCTTTTTTATGATTCTTGAAGTCCTTCGGGAGCAGACAGACTATCGTTTTCCTCTAGAAGATATTGACTTATTAGCAGATGACTTCGGAACATCGGTGCAAAAAGTTCAAGCAGTAATTTCAAATTACGGATTGTTCCATTTTGACTCTAAAGAAACTTTTTTCTCTTCAAGTTTGATCATGTTTCTACAGCCATATTTTGAAGGAAAGGAGAAGAAGAGAATCTCTGGAATTAAGGGTAATCTGTTACGCTATAAGCATATTGAAAAAGAAGTACTTGAAGGTATGAGTGATAAAGATATTGAAGAAGTTGCAGAAGGAATCACTGGATTCTCGCATAGCGAGCGCAAAGCGATCCCAAACCTATCGCAAATGCTCGCAAATGAAAAGAAATTAAAGGAAAGTAAAGAAAAAAAATTAAAGGAAAGTAATGAAATTAGAGAAAGTAGAGAAATAGATATAAGAGGGAGTATTGAGACTGTTGTCTCTGTTTCAAATAAAACTGAGTCTTATATATCAGATGCCCATTTATTGAGATATTGGAAAGACTCATTATTACAGAAAGAGCCTCTTTCTACATGGTCAGATATAAGCAAGGAAAATGAGCAACTCTCAATACTCACTAACAAGACTATAAACATTTTTGAACAGACACCTTATTATACGACAAAGGAAAAACTGGTAGATGAGATAATAAATTTATTCTTGGAAATGAGGGATTCTGGAATAGTTCAAGGGATTATTGGATGTCCAACAATCCCTTCCCACATAAGTCAGTTTTGGACAGAAATAATAACAACAATGACTGATCGGTTCCACATTGAAGCTGAAATTCATCAAGCTGATGCATTAGTAGCAGAGGTCTAA